Proteins encoded within one genomic window of [Enterobacter] lignolyticus SCF1:
- the yahO gene encoding DUF1471 family periplasmic protein YahO: MRIIPKLMIAMASFAFVTSVSAAELMTHDAFKKVASHYKKIGTVSVSNETSQADAKSELIKKADEKGADVLVLTSGSTSKKIHASANIYKKK, encoded by the coding sequence ATGCGTATTATTCCTAAGTTAATGATTGCAATGGCTTCTTTTGCTTTTGTCACCAGCGTTAGCGCGGCTGAACTGATGACTCACGACGCTTTTAAAAAGGTTGCTTCTCACTATAAAAAAATTGGTACCGTTTCAGTTTCAAATGAGACCTCTCAGGCTGATGCAAAATCTGAGCTGATTAAAAAGGCTGACGAAAAAGGGGCTGATGTTCTGGTTCTGACTTCTGGCAGCACCAGCAAGAAGATTCACGCCAGCGCTAACATTTATAAGAAAAAATGA